In bacterium YEK0313, one genomic interval encodes:
- the paaG_4 gene encoding 1,2-epoxyphenylacetyl-CoA isomerase — MDGATVLVDIRPGYRVLTLNRPDKLNSFTGVMHRALKAALDEAEADKGCKAVLITGAGRGFCAGQDLADPEIAPEPGDTPDLGETLEKNYNPLIRKLRSMPLPVIAAVNGVAAGAGVSLALASDIVLAARAASFGQAFVKIGLVPDSGATYLLPRLIGPARARAWAMTGETLKAEQAEAWGLVYRVVDDDRLIAEAEALCQRFAAASPASLAAIKRAFEIAEDNSLDAQLDHERDEQRRLGRGRDYAEGVAAFMEKRKPVFGGRA; from the coding sequence TCAGGCCGGGATATCGCGTGCTGACGCTGAACCGGCCGGACAAGCTCAATTCGTTCACCGGCGTGATGCACAGGGCGCTGAAGGCGGCCCTCGACGAAGCCGAGGCCGACAAGGGCTGCAAGGCGGTGCTGATCACCGGCGCCGGCCGCGGCTTCTGCGCCGGCCAGGACCTGGCCGATCCGGAAATAGCGCCGGAACCGGGCGACACGCCCGATCTCGGCGAGACGCTGGAGAAGAACTACAACCCGCTGATCCGCAAGCTCCGCTCCATGCCGCTGCCGGTGATCGCCGCCGTCAACGGCGTCGCGGCCGGCGCCGGCGTGAGCCTGGCGCTGGCGAGCGACATCGTGCTGGCGGCGCGCGCGGCGAGCTTCGGCCAGGCCTTCGTCAAGATCGGCCTCGTGCCGGATTCGGGCGCGACCTACCTCCTGCCGCGGCTCATCGGTCCGGCCCGCGCCCGGGCCTGGGCGATGACCGGCGAGACCCTGAAGGCCGAGCAGGCCGAGGCCTGGGGCCTCGTCTATCGGGTCGTCGACGACGACAGGCTGATCGCCGAGGCCGAGGCCCTGTGCCAGCGCTTCGCGGCCGCCTCGCCGGCAAGCCTTGCCGCCATCAAGCGCGCCTTCGAGATCGCCGAGGACAACAGCCTCGACGCCCAGCTCGATCACGAGCGTGACGAGCAGCGCCGGCTCGGCCGCGGCCGCGACTATGCCGAAGGCGTCGCCGCCTTCATGGAAAAGCGCAAGCCGGTCTTCGGGGGACGCGCATGA
- the paaI gene encoding Acyl-coenzyme A thioesterase PaaI: protein MSAGETIDRAAVAEAAGRAMWAEDQASRGLGMALVETGPGTATMTMTVTPAMTNGHGMCHGGYIFTLADSAFAFACNSHNTRTVAQHCAVTFIASGQRGDVLTATAREISRAGRSGICDVTVTNQAGTVIAVFRGHSRSLGGAVAADHPAL, encoded by the coding sequence ATGAGCGCCGGGGAGACGATCGATCGGGCGGCCGTCGCCGAAGCCGCCGGCCGGGCCATGTGGGCCGAGGATCAGGCCTCGCGCGGGCTCGGCATGGCGCTGGTCGAGACCGGACCGGGCACGGCGACGATGACCATGACGGTGACCCCGGCCATGACCAACGGCCACGGCATGTGCCATGGCGGCTATATCTTCACCCTCGCCGACAGCGCCTTCGCCTTCGCCTGCAACAGCCACAATACGCGCACCGTCGCCCAGCACTGCGCGGTGACCTTCATCGCCTCGGGCCAGCGCGGCGACGTGCTCACCGCCACGGCCCGCGAGATCTCGCGGGCCGGCCGTTCCGGCATTTGCGACGTCACCGTCACCAATCAGGCCGGCACCGTCATCGCGGTGTTCCGCGGCCATTCCCGCAGCCTCGGCGGCGCCGTCGCCGCCGACCATCCCGCCCTGTGA
- the paaK gene encoding Phenylacetate-coenzyme A ligase, with translation MLDKSRYQALVDPIERASRDEIAGLQTERLKWTLRHAYDNVPAYRAKFDAAGVHPDDFRRPEDLARFPFTTKADLRDNYPFGMFAVPEDKVARVHASSGTTGKPTVVGYTLNDIETWSGLVARSIRAAGGRPGMKIHVAYGYGLFTGGLGAHYGAEKLGCTVIPISGGMTERQVQLIRDFKPDIIMVTPSYMLAILDEFRRIGADPRDCSLDIGIFGAEPWTNAMRAEIEDAFAMDAVDIYGLSEVMGPGVANECVETKDGLHIWEDHFYPEVIDPATGAVLPDGEKGELVFTSLTKEAMPIIRYRTRDLTRLLPGTARSMRRMEKITGRSDDMMIIRGVNVFPSQIEEKILTIPELSAHYVVVLTRADRLDEMTVQVEARADTVGAEEREQAGRRLCQAIKDTIGVSSTVAVVAPGTLERSLGKAQRVLDQRPKA, from the coding sequence ATGCTGGACAAGTCCCGCTACCAGGCGCTCGTCGACCCGATCGAGCGCGCTTCCCGCGACGAGATCGCGGGCCTGCAGACCGAGCGGCTGAAATGGACGCTCAGGCACGCCTATGACAACGTGCCGGCCTACCGCGCGAAATTCGACGCCGCCGGCGTGCATCCCGACGACTTCCGGCGTCCCGAGGACCTCGCCAGGTTCCCGTTCACGACCAAGGCGGACCTGCGCGACAACTATCCCTTCGGCATGTTCGCCGTGCCCGAGGACAAGGTGGCGCGCGTCCACGCCTCCTCCGGTACGACCGGCAAGCCGACCGTGGTCGGCTATACGCTCAACGACATCGAGACCTGGTCGGGCCTCGTCGCCCGCTCAATCCGCGCCGCGGGCGGCCGGCCGGGCATGAAGATCCACGTCGCCTACGGCTACGGCCTGTTCACCGGCGGCCTCGGCGCCCACTATGGCGCGGAGAAGCTCGGCTGCACGGTCATCCCCATTTCCGGCGGCATGACCGAGCGCCAGGTGCAGCTCATCCGTGACTTCAAGCCCGACATCATCATGGTGACGCCGAGCTACATGCTGGCGATCCTCGACGAGTTCCGCCGCATCGGCGCCGATCCGCGCGACTGCTCGCTCGACATCGGCATTTTCGGCGCCGAGCCCTGGACCAATGCGATGCGCGCCGAGATCGAGGATGCCTTCGCCATGGACGCCGTAGACATCTACGGCCTGTCCGAGGTGATGGGGCCGGGCGTCGCCAACGAATGCGTCGAGACCAAGGACGGCCTGCACATCTGGGAGGATCATTTCTATCCGGAAGTGATCGACCCCGCGACCGGCGCGGTCCTGCCCGACGGCGAGAAGGGCGAGCTCGTCTTTACCTCCCTGACCAAGGAGGCTATGCCGATCATCCGCTATCGCACGCGCGACCTGACGCGCCTCCTGCCTGGCACGGCGCGCTCGATGCGGCGGATGGAAAAGATCACCGGCCGTTCCGACGACATGATGATCATCCGCGGCGTCAACGTGTTCCCGAGCCAGATCGAGGAGAAGATCCTGACCATTCCGGAACTGTCGGCGCATTATGTCGTGGTGCTGACCCGTGCCGACCGGCTGGACGAGATGACCGTCCAGGTCGAGGCGCGGGCCGACACGGTCGGCGCCGAGGAACGCGAACAGGCCGGCCGCCGCCTCTGCCAGGCCATCAAGGACACGATCGGCGTGTCCTCCACCGTCGCCGTCGTCGCCCCCGGCACGCTCGAGCGCTCGCTCGGCAAGGCCCAGCGTGTCCTCGACCAGCGGCCGAAAGCTTAA
- the kstR2_9 gene encoding HTH-type transcriptional repressor KstR2, whose translation MARPRAADYDEKRAHILHASAELFSAHGYDRTSINDIAGACGVSKALIYHYYPNKEQLLVDIIGRHLAHLVETVEQAAEGTQPGDQRLRAIVRALLEAYRDADTLHKIQVSELSRLPQAHQDELKAVERALVGKFSQALAEAVPELSHNGRLLKPVTMSLFGMLNWHYMWFRPDGPMSREAYAELATGLILAGARDVAARGRLAAAE comes from the coding sequence ATGGCCCGTCCCCGAGCCGCCGATTACGACGAGAAGCGCGCGCATATCCTGCACGCCTCCGCCGAGCTGTTTTCGGCCCACGGCTACGACCGCACCTCGATCAACGACATTGCGGGCGCCTGCGGCGTCTCCAAGGCGCTCATCTATCACTACTATCCCAACAAGGAGCAGCTGCTGGTCGACATTATCGGCCGGCACCTGGCCCATCTCGTCGAAACGGTCGAACAGGCGGCCGAGGGCACGCAGCCGGGCGACCAGCGCCTGCGGGCCATCGTCCGAGCCCTGCTCGAGGCCTATCGCGACGCCGACACGCTGCACAAGATCCAGGTGAGTGAACTGTCGCGCCTGCCGCAGGCGCATCAGGACGAATTGAAAGCCGTGGAGCGGGCGCTCGTCGGCAAGTTCTCCCAGGCGCTCGCCGAAGCGGTGCCCGAGCTCAGCCACAACGGCCGCCTCCTGAAGCCGGTGACGATGTCGCTCTTCGGCATGCTCAACTGGCATTACATGTGGTTCCGCCCGGACGGCCCGATGAGCCGCGAGGCCTATGCCGAGCTCGCGACCGGGCTGATCCTGGCAGGCGCCCGCGACGTGGCCGCGCGCGGCCGGCTGGCCGCGGCCGAATAG